One genomic window of Glycine soja cultivar W05 chromosome 9, ASM419377v2, whole genome shotgun sequence includes the following:
- the LOC114367232 gene encoding probable WRKY transcription factor 20 isoform X1, producing the protein MEQDNLNNNNNCDEETFVCDSRETKRSIAERRGFNSNAARINTALFRTATSTINPSPSLAARSPRLTIPPGISPTDLLDSPIMLPNSQAISPTTGSFFMLPPLSHEGSMLTTEQGNVDVSTASDVDASFKFKPRGHFDPNHLPPYSASLNQVSSNFHSVKGGNRESHLLAQVQPPLDFSFRADFSKGHSVKNSEVNAYNDMKMVNDVILNANNVEMPMSGSEEVSDESALPKNTINGEDFGGQPASEGEQKEASHTTGAVRTSEDGYNWRKYGQKQVKGSEYPRSYYKCTQPKCQVKKKVERSHDGQITEIIYKGAHNHAQPHPGHRASSLSTDEVSDMAGDSTLAKIEGGYVWRNIQTGLRETKQSFDWKADGQERTPTTSAVTELSDPISTNKAKSLCMLESEDTPELSSTLASHDGDEDGTTQALVSAEDEAENDELDSKRRKKESYAVEPNLPPTRAVREPRVVVQIESDVDILDDGYRWRKYGQKVVKGNPNPRSYYKCTSAGCMVRKHVERASQNLKYVLTTYEGKHNHEVPTARTNNQVNSSDGGLPPNGANGQVALTLPKPETHQTLFGHHFDRKPEFSNEFLRASLVGSFSNDMKFGPSTLCQMKYPSLNNTMPYGSYGLNHEHCTAPQAGSIASMFPDFPMPLPLNLPSSGLNFNCVKPMNRIQSFLSGQQVKDIDAGFLRPKQEQKDDTMYGSCMPPLDHSNASLTSSPSPSIYQRMMQNFPS; encoded by the exons ATGGAACAAGACAAccttaacaacaacaacaattgtgatgaggaaaccTTTGTGTGTGACtcaagagaaacaaaaagaagcATTGCTGAGAGAAGGGGTTTCAATTCCAATGCTGCAAGAATCAACACAGCACTGTTTCGCACTGCAACTTCAACAATAAACCCTTCACCTTCCCTGGCCGCTCGATCACCTCGTCTCACCATCCCCCCTGGCATTAGTCCAACCGACTTGCTTGACTCTCCCATCATGCTTCCAAATTCTCAG GCCATATCTCCCACCACTGGCTCTTTCTTCATGCTGCCACCTCTCAGCCATGAAGGATCAATGCTCACAACTGAACAAGGGAATGTGGATGTGTCAACCGCATCTGATGTCGATGCCTCTTTCAAATTCAAGCCTCGTGGACATTTTGATCCTAATCATTTGCCTCCTTACTCTGCTTCTCTAAATCAG GTTTCTAGTAATTTCCACTCGGTAAAGGGAGGAAATAGAGAGAGTCACCTACTTGCTCAAGTTCAGCCACCATTAGATTTTTCATTCCGAGCAGATTTTTCAAAAGGCCATTCTGTGAaaaatagtgaagtgaatgcgTACAATGATATGAAAATGGTTAATGATGTGATTCTTAATGCCAATAATGTTGAGATGCCAATGTCTGGCTCTGAGGAAGTAAGTGATGAAAGCGCTCTGCCGAAAAATACTATCAATGGTGAGGATTTTGGAGGGCAACCTGCTTCAGAAGGAGAACAGAAAGAGGCATCCCATACAACAGGAGCAGTAAGGACCTCGGAGGATGGTTATAATTGGAGGAAATATGGACAAAAACAGGTAAAAGGTAGTGAGTATCCCAGAAGCTATTATAAATGCACACAGCCTAAATGTCAGGTCAAGAAAAAGGTGGAACGATCCCATGACGGTCAAATAACGGAAATTATTTACAAAGGTGCTCATAACCATGCACAACCGCACCCTGGACATAGAGCATCTTCACTTTCTACTGATGAGGTTTCAGACATGGCTGGAGACAGTACCTTAGCTAAAATTGAAGGTGGGTATGTTTGGAGAAATATTCAAACAGGAttaagagaaacaaaacaaagttttgattGGAAGGCTGATGGACAGGAAAGGACACCAACAACTTCTGCTGTGACTGAGCTTTCAGATCCTATATCAACTAACAAAGCTAAATCTCTATGTATGCTTGAATCGGAGGACACTCCAGAGCTTTCTTCTACACTTGCCAGTCATGATGGCGATGAAGATGGAACCACTCAAGCACTTGTCTCAGCTGAAGACGAAGCTGAGAATGATGAATTGGATTCAAAAAGAAG GAAGAAAGAGAGCTACGCAGTTGAACCAAATTTGCCCCCTACTAGGGCTGTTCGTGAGCCAAGAGTGGTTGTCCAAATTGAGAGTGATGTGGACATACTTGATGATGGTTACCGCTGGCGTAAGTATGGACAAAAGGTTGTCAAAGGAAATCCAAATCCTAG GAGCTACTACAAATGCACAAGTGCGGGATGTATGGTAAGGAAGCATGTGGAAAGGGCTTCTCAGAATCTGAAATATGTCCTAACTACTTATGAGGGAAAGCATAATCATGAAGTGCCCACTGCTAGAACAAACAATCAGGTAAACTCAAGTGATGGTGGTTTACCTCCCAATGGTGCTAATGGACAAGTTGCTCTTACATTACCAAAGCCCGAAACTCATCAAACTCTTTTTGGACATCATTTTGATAGAAAACCTGAATTCAGCAACGAGTTTCTCAGGGCTAGTTTGGTCGGAAGTTTCAGCAATGATATGAAGTTTGGACCTTCTACCCTTTGCCAAATGAAGTATCCTTCCTTGAATAATACCATGCCTTATGGCTCCTACGGACTGAACCATGAACATTGCACTGCCCCTCAAGCTGGATCCATTGCCTCAATGTTCCCCGATTTTCCAATGCCACTACCATTGAATCTTCCCTCATCTGGACTTAATTTTAACTGTGTCAAGCCAATGAATCGTATCCAGTCTTTCCTTTCTGGCCAGCAGGTGAAGGACATTGATGCGGGGTTCCTGAGGCCTAAACAGGAACAGAAGGATGATACTATGTACGGCTCGTGCATGCCCCCGCTAGATCATTCAAATGCTTCACTCACTTCTTCACCATCACCATCCATTTATCAACGTATGATGCAGAATTTCCCTTCATAA
- the LOC114425164 gene encoding protein METHYLENE BLUE SENSITIVITY 1-like: MTGKAKPKKHTAKEIAAKVDAATTNRGGGKAGMKDRTGLEKGGHAKYECPHCKVTAPDVKSMQIHHDARHPKIPFEEDKVVNLHATTSVPESSKPRPGVRGSLKK, encoded by the coding sequence ATGACAGGGAAGGCGAAGCCGAAGAAGCACACGGCGAAGGAGATCGCGGCGAAGGTGGACGCGGCGACCACGAACCGCGGCGGCGGGAAGGCGGGTATGAAGGACCGAACCGGGTTGGAGAAGGGCGGGCACGCGAAATACGAGTGCCCTCACTGCAAGGTGACGGCGCCGGACGTGAAATCGATGCAGATCCACCACGACGCGCGTCACCCTAAGATCCCCTTCGAGGAGGACAAAGTTGTCAATCTTCACGCCACCACCAGCGTTCCCGAGTCCTCCAAGCCTCGCCCCGGTGTTCGCGGAAGCCTTAAGAAGTGA
- the LOC114425163 gene encoding putative 4-hydroxy-4-methyl-2-oxoglutarate aldolase 2 yields the protein MAFVTTAEVCDANPQLILSGELRALQPVFQIYGRRQVFSGPIVTLKVFEDNVLVREFLEEKGNGRVLVVDGGASLRCAILGGNPVVQAQNNGWAGIVVNGCIRDVDEINGCDIGVRALASHPMKANKKGMGEKHVPVNIAGTRISDGDWLYADTDGILISRTELSV from the coding sequence ATGGCCTTCGTCACCACTGCTGAAGTGTGTGATGCGAACCCCCAGTTAATTTTGAGTGGGGAGCTTCGTGCCCTTCAGCCAGTTTTTCAGATTTACGGTCGTCGACAGGTCTTCTCTGGACCTATAGTTACCTTGAAGGTGTTTGAAGACAATGTTTTGGTTCGTGAGTTCCTTGAAGAGAAAGGCAATGGAAGAGTGCTTGTTGTTGATGGAGGCGCGAGTTTACGCTGTGCTATATTGGGTGGCAACCCTGTGGTACAAGCTCAAAACAATGGATGGGCAGGTATTGTTGTGAATGGATGTATAAGAGATGTGGATGAGATCAATGGTTGTGATATTGGAGTGAGAGCCCTAGCTTCCCATCCCATGAAAGCCAATAAAAAAGGCATGGGAGAGAAGCATGTTCCTGTAAATATTGCTGGGACAAGGATCAGTGATGGGGATTGGCTCTATGCAGACACTGATGGAATTCTGATCTCTCGAACAGAGCTGTCTGTTTGA
- the LOC114425561 gene encoding E3 ubiquitin-protein ligase MARCH7-like, with product MPVDNMGDNVTVSTTQHHIAIPIEKLNASLEAAKEENSVTDDAYVDNDVQKSQEKDEETEEKGECRYCQEEDLVSNMESPCNCNGSVKYVHRRCIDQWYNSKGRMILCEICRKPYNPNDYPPLPELHSDNDDTEIIILRQVI from the exons ATGCCGGTTGACAACATGGGAGATAATGTTACTGTCTCGACCACTCAACACCACATTGCAATCCCCATTGAGAAATTGAATGCATCACTTGAAGCTGCAAAGGAAGAAAATTCTGTAACCGATGATGCCTATGTGGACAATGATGTCCAAAAATCTcaagagaaagatgaagaaacTGAAGAGAAGGGAGAATGTCGCTACTGTCAGGAAGAGGACTTAGTTTCTAATATGGAATCACCCTGCAATTGCAATGGTAGCGtcaag TATGTTCACAGGAGATGCATTGATCAATGGTACAATTCCAAAGGCCGCATGATATTGTGTGAGATTTGCAGGAAG CCTTACAATCCAAATGATTACCCGCCACTTCCAGAACTTCATTCTGATAATGATGACACCGAGATAATTATATTAAGGCAAGTTATATAG
- the LOC114425160 gene encoding isopentenyl-diphosphate Delta-isomerase I-like: protein MAQSSSIVVTLRQHLFKRNLTSLTLPHSPSLPSFSFSLRTTPHTPLSLSASFSSHTSMAHTSLPSADAGMDAVQRRLMFEDECILVDENDRVVGHDSKYNCHLMEKIEAENLLHRAFSVFLFNSKYELLLQQRSATKVTFPLVWTNTCCSHPLYRESELIDENALGVRNAAQRKLLDELGIVAEDVPVDKFTPLGRILYKAPSDGKWGEHELDYLLFIVRDVNVNPNPDEVADIKYVNRDQLKELLRKADAGEEGLKLSPWFRLVVDNFLFKWWDHLEQGTLGEATDMKTIHKLT from the exons ATGGCACAGTCCTCCTCGATCGTCGTTACTCTGAGGCAGCACTTGTTTAAAAGGAACCTCACCTCTCTCACTCTGCCTCACTCTCCTTCTCTTccttccttctccttctctctgagAACAACACCCCacactcctctctctctctccgctTCCTTCTCTTCTCACACCTCCATGGCCCACACTTCCCTTCCCTCCGCCGATGCCGGCATGGACGCTGTCCAGCGCCGTCTCATGTTCGAAGACGA ATGCATTTTGGTGGATGAGAATGACCGTGTGGTTGGTCATGATTCAAAATACAATT GTCACTTGATGGAAAAGATTGAAGCTGAGAATTTGCTGCATAGAGCTTTCAGTGTATTCCTGTTCAACTCAAAGTATGAGTTGCTTCTTCAG CAACGATCTGCAACAAAGGTAACTTTCCCTCTTGTGTGGACAAACACCTGTTGTAGCCATCCTCTGTACCGTGAATCTGAGCTTATTGATGAGAATGCCCTTG GAGTAAGAAACGCAGCTCAGAGGAAGCTTTTGGATGAGCTTGGTATTGTTGCCGAAGATGTACCagttgataagttcacccccttggGTCGCATTCTTTACAAGGCACCTTCTGATGGCAAATGGGGAGAGCATGAAC TGgactatctgcttttcattgtCCGGGATGTTAATGTGAACCCCAATCCTGATGAAGTGGCTGATATCAAATATGTGAACCGTGATCAGTTGAAGGAGCTGTTGAGGAAAGCTGATGCAGGTGAGGAAGGTCTGAAGCTATCACCTTGGTTCAGACTAGTTGTGGACAATTTCTTATTCAAATGGTGGGACCATCTTGAGCAAGGAACTCTTGGGGAGGCCACTGACATGAAGACCATTCACAAGTTGACATAA
- the LOC114367232 gene encoding probable WRKY transcription factor 2 isoform X2 → MEQDNLNNNNNCDEETFVCDSRETKRSIAERRGFNSNAARINTALFRTATSTINPSPSLAARSPRLTIPPGISPTDLLDSPIMLPNSQAISPTTGSFFMLPPLSHEGSMLTTEQGNVDVSTASDVDASFKFKPRGHFDPNHLPPYSASLNQVSSNFHSVKGGNRESHLLAQVQPPLDFSFRADFSKGHSVKNSEVNAYNDMKMVNDVILNANNVEMPMSGSEEVSDESALPKNTINGEDFGGQPASEGEQKEASHTTGAVRTSEDGYNWRKYGQKQVKGSEYPRSYYKCTQPKCQVKKKVERSHDGQITEIIYKGAHNHAQPHPGHRASSLSTDEVSDMAGDSTLAKIEGGYVWRNIQTGLRETKQSFDWKADGQERTPTTSAVTELSDPISTNKAKSLCMLESEDTPELSSTLASHDGDEDGTTQALVSAEDEAENDELDSKRRKKESYAVEPNLPPTRAVREPRVVVQIESDVDILDDGYRWRKYGQKVVKGNPNPRSYYKCTSAGCMVRKHVERASQNLKYVLTTYEGKHNHEVPTARTNNQKT, encoded by the exons ATGGAACAAGACAAccttaacaacaacaacaattgtgatgaggaaaccTTTGTGTGTGACtcaagagaaacaaaaagaagcATTGCTGAGAGAAGGGGTTTCAATTCCAATGCTGCAAGAATCAACACAGCACTGTTTCGCACTGCAACTTCAACAATAAACCCTTCACCTTCCCTGGCCGCTCGATCACCTCGTCTCACCATCCCCCCTGGCATTAGTCCAACCGACTTGCTTGACTCTCCCATCATGCTTCCAAATTCTCAG GCCATATCTCCCACCACTGGCTCTTTCTTCATGCTGCCACCTCTCAGCCATGAAGGATCAATGCTCACAACTGAACAAGGGAATGTGGATGTGTCAACCGCATCTGATGTCGATGCCTCTTTCAAATTCAAGCCTCGTGGACATTTTGATCCTAATCATTTGCCTCCTTACTCTGCTTCTCTAAATCAG GTTTCTAGTAATTTCCACTCGGTAAAGGGAGGAAATAGAGAGAGTCACCTACTTGCTCAAGTTCAGCCACCATTAGATTTTTCATTCCGAGCAGATTTTTCAAAAGGCCATTCTGTGAaaaatagtgaagtgaatgcgTACAATGATATGAAAATGGTTAATGATGTGATTCTTAATGCCAATAATGTTGAGATGCCAATGTCTGGCTCTGAGGAAGTAAGTGATGAAAGCGCTCTGCCGAAAAATACTATCAATGGTGAGGATTTTGGAGGGCAACCTGCTTCAGAAGGAGAACAGAAAGAGGCATCCCATACAACAGGAGCAGTAAGGACCTCGGAGGATGGTTATAATTGGAGGAAATATGGACAAAAACAGGTAAAAGGTAGTGAGTATCCCAGAAGCTATTATAAATGCACACAGCCTAAATGTCAGGTCAAGAAAAAGGTGGAACGATCCCATGACGGTCAAATAACGGAAATTATTTACAAAGGTGCTCATAACCATGCACAACCGCACCCTGGACATAGAGCATCTTCACTTTCTACTGATGAGGTTTCAGACATGGCTGGAGACAGTACCTTAGCTAAAATTGAAGGTGGGTATGTTTGGAGAAATATTCAAACAGGAttaagagaaacaaaacaaagttttgattGGAAGGCTGATGGACAGGAAAGGACACCAACAACTTCTGCTGTGACTGAGCTTTCAGATCCTATATCAACTAACAAAGCTAAATCTCTATGTATGCTTGAATCGGAGGACACTCCAGAGCTTTCTTCTACACTTGCCAGTCATGATGGCGATGAAGATGGAACCACTCAAGCACTTGTCTCAGCTGAAGACGAAGCTGAGAATGATGAATTGGATTCAAAAAGAAG GAAGAAAGAGAGCTACGCAGTTGAACCAAATTTGCCCCCTACTAGGGCTGTTCGTGAGCCAAGAGTGGTTGTCCAAATTGAGAGTGATGTGGACATACTTGATGATGGTTACCGCTGGCGTAAGTATGGACAAAAGGTTGTCAAAGGAAATCCAAATCCTAG GAGCTACTACAAATGCACAAGTGCGGGATGTATGGTAAGGAAGCATGTGGAAAGGGCTTCTCAGAATCTGAAATATGTCCTAACTACTTATGAGGGAAAGCATAATCATGAAGTGCCCACTGCTAGAACAAACAATCAG AAAACCTGA
- the LOC114425162 gene encoding seipin-1-like yields the protein MEEHRKEGFFLPTPVAKLISFQTDLIYNGLVSLFSSIHSLFSVATESYHRAEETKDSVESAVQRAPSQSTHGSALLLKKLGLCFLSVAYVCMVMILALILAAVVGVALVRLWVEEPVSVKENLHFDYTEAHPTAVFLFNGVRSFKGHLKKKQISVPVGHSFFASLVLVMPESDFNRELGVFQLTAELISVNGNVIAKSSQPCMLRFRSSPIRLARTFMMGVPLVLGISGETQNINVEILRHKEDYRRSNAIRVTLHPRAGTSSLPQLYEADIVIKSHLPWTKELVRNWKWTFYVWVSLYVYIVLLVSLLCCYRPLVFLVTPEYFNDHRVSELTREEPGQLGDESEVSELLRKWRRSRSKRKTVLAHGGVPETIVGSSASSISMTAREDVTSVVMEDEVEDSESVCIG from the exons ATGGAAGAACACAGAAAAGAAGGCTTTTTTTTGCCAACACCAGTTGCAAAACTAATATCCTTTCAAACGGATTTGATCTACAATGGCCTGGTTTCTCTCTTTTCCTCTATCCACTCTCTTTTTTCCGTGGCTACAGAGTCCTACCACCGTGCTGAGGAGACCAAAGACAGTGTTGAATCAGCAGTGCAACGTGCTCCTTCTCAAAGCACTCATGGCAGCGCACTCTTGCTGAAGAAACTGGGACTTTGCTTCCTGAGTGTTGCGTATGTGTGCATGGTTATGATTTTGGCTCTCATTCTGGCTGCTGTGGTGGGTGTTGCTTTGGTTCGGTTGTGGGTGGAGGAACCCGTGTCTGTCAAGGAAAATCTGCATTTTGATTACACTGAAGCTCACCCTACGGCTGTGTTTTTATTCAATGGAGTTAGAAGCTTTAAGGGTCACCTCAAGAAAAAGCAAATAAGTGTCCCAGTTGGCCACTCGTTTTTCGCTTCTTTGGTTCTTGTGATGCCTGAATCTGACTTTAATAGGGAGCTTGGCGTCTTTCAg TTGACTGCAGAACTCATATCTGTGAATGGAAATGTGATAGCAAAATCTAGCCAGCCATGCATGTTGCGGTTTAGAAGCTCGCCAATTCGACTAGCCCGGACCTTTATGATGGGTGTGCCTCTGGTGCTTGGAATCTCAGGGGAGACTCAGAATATTAATGTAGAAATACTGAGGCACAAAGAAGACTATAGAAGAAGCAATGCTATTAGAGTAACTCTGCATCCAAGAGCAGGAACATCATCTCTTCCACAGCTATATGAAGCCGATATTGTGATAAAATCCCATTTGCCTTGGACCAAAGAATTGGTTCGAAATTGGAAGTGGACATTTTATGTTTGGGTGTCCTTGTATGTCTACATTGTACTACTTGTGTCTCTCCTATGTTGTTATAGGCCACTCGTCTTTCTGGTGACACCAGAGTATTTCAATGATCATAGGGTGAGTGAACTTACAAGAGAAGAACCAGGACAATTAGGAGATGAAAGTGAGGTTTCTGAGTTGTTGAGGAAATGGAGAAGAAGCAGAAGTAAGAGAAAAACCGTCCTGGCACATGGTGGTGTGCCAGAAACCATTGTTGGATCATCAGCATCCAGCATTAGCATGACTGCTAGAGAAGATGTAACCAGTGTGGTTATGGAGGATGAGGTTGAGGACTCTGAATCAGTGTGCATAGGTTAG